In Desulforamulus hydrothermalis Lam5 = DSM 18033, a genomic segment contains:
- the nifH gene encoding nitrogenase iron protein, translating to MRQIAIYGKGGIGKSTTTQNTVAALAEAGKKIMVVGCDPKADSTRLLLHGLNQKTVLDTLRDEGEDIELEDIMRQGYGGTLCVESGGPEPGVGCAGRGIITSINLLESLGAYTPDLDYVFYDVLGDVVCGGFAMPIREGKAQEIYIVASGEMMALYAANNISKGIQKYAHSGGVRLGGIICNSRRVDNELELLTAFAKELGSQLIHFVPRDNMVQRAEINRKTVIDYDPVHPQADEYRTLARNIDNNDMFVIPKPMSQDRLEELLMTYGILD from the coding sequence ATGAGACAGATTGCGATCTATGGTAAAGGTGGTATTGGAAAGTCAACAACTACCCAGAATACGGTGGCCGCCCTGGCAGAGGCCGGTAAAAAAATCATGGTGGTGGGCTGTGACCCTAAAGCTGACTCAACTCGGCTGCTTTTACACGGTTTAAACCAAAAGACGGTATTGGATACCCTAAGGGACGAGGGGGAAGACATTGAACTGGAGGACATCATGCGGCAGGGCTATGGCGGCACCCTATGTGTGGAATCTGGCGGCCCGGAACCAGGCGTCGGCTGCGCTGGTCGGGGCATCATCACTTCCATTAACCTGCTGGAGTCCCTGGGGGCTTATACTCCCGACCTGGATTACGTCTTTTACGATGTCCTGGGGGACGTAGTGTGCGGCGGTTTTGCCATGCCCATCCGGGAAGGTAAGGCCCAGGAAATCTATATTGTGGCCTCCGGTGAAATGATGGCCTTATACGCCGCCAACAACATTTCCAAGGGCATTCAAAAATACGCCCATTCCGGCGGTGTTCGCCTGGGCGGCATTATCTGTAACAGCCGTCGGGTCGACAATGAATTAGAATTGTTGACGGCCTTTGCCAAGGAACTTGGTTCCCAGTTAATTCATTTTGTACCAAGGGACAATATGGTTCAGCGGGCGGAAATTAACAGGAAAACCGTTATTGATTATGACCCTGTACACCCCCAGGCCGACGAGTACCGAACCCTGGCCAGGAACATCGATAACAATGACATGTTTGTAATTCCTAAGCCCATGAGCCAGGACCGCCTGGAAGAATTGTTAATGACCTACGGCATTCTGGATTAA
- the nifK gene encoding nitrogenase molybdenum-iron protein subunit beta translates to MLDCTPKEIKERTGGAINPAKTCQPIGAMYAALGIHKCLPHSHGSQGCCSYHRMHLTRHFRDPIMASTSSFTEGASVFGGGANLKTAIKNVFAIYNPDIMAVHTTCLSETIGDDLPTIIRTAEIPEEKVVIHANTPSYQGSHVTGFSNMTKGMVNYLSEATLETKKNQANIIPGFVNPGDMREIKRIINTMGIKFIMFPDTSGVVDSPMTGEYVMYPRGGTRLADLKDTGNSKVTIALGSYASADAANQLERKCQVPAIVLKTPIGIKATDQLLMTLRSRFAVEIPYELEEERGQLVDIMTDTHFHFHGKKVAIFGDPDIVLAITEFVLSLGMKPIYVLTGTPGTAGAIGSTLGNFEDDVRELLEEANIEGRVKAGGDLFELHQWIKNEKVDLLIGNTYGKYIARAEDLPFVRLGFPILDRSVHSHLPVVGYKGAIRLIEMISNALLDRADRDASDEDFELVM, encoded by the coding sequence ATGTTAGACTGCACTCCAAAGGAAATTAAAGAACGTACCGGGGGCGCCATCAACCCGGCCAAGACCTGCCAGCCCATCGGTGCCATGTACGCCGCCCTAGGCATCCACAAATGCCTGCCCCACAGCCATGGGTCCCAGGGTTGCTGCTCCTATCACCGGATGCATTTAACCAGGCATTTTCGGGATCCTATTATGGCGTCCACCAGTTCCTTTACCGAAGGGGCATCGGTCTTCGGCGGCGGGGCCAACTTGAAAACAGCCATTAAAAACGTATTTGCTATCTACAATCCGGATATTATGGCGGTGCATACTACCTGTTTGTCCGAGACTATCGGCGATGACCTGCCCACCATAATCCGTACAGCTGAGATTCCCGAAGAGAAGGTGGTAATTCATGCCAATACCCCCAGTTATCAGGGGTCTCATGTAACCGGTTTTTCCAACATGACCAAAGGTATGGTTAACTATCTGTCGGAAGCTACCTTGGAAACCAAAAAAAATCAGGCGAATATCATTCCCGGCTTTGTAAATCCAGGGGATATGAGGGAAATTAAAAGGATTATAAATACCATGGGAATTAAATTCATCATGTTTCCGGATACCTCCGGGGTGGTGGATTCCCCTATGACCGGGGAGTATGTCATGTATCCCCGGGGCGGCACCCGGTTGGCAGACCTGAAAGACACGGGGAATTCCAAAGTGACCATCGCCCTGGGCAGTTACGCTTCCGCCGATGCAGCTAACCAGTTGGAAAGAAAGTGTCAAGTGCCCGCCATTGTTTTAAAGACACCCATCGGCATCAAGGCCACCGACCAGTTGTTGATGACCCTGCGCAGCCGGTTTGCCGTGGAAATACCCTACGAGCTGGAAGAGGAGCGGGGCCAACTGGTAGATATCATGACCGACACCCATTTTCACTTCCACGGTAAGAAAGTAGCCATCTTTGGAGATCCTGATATCGTGCTGGCCATAACTGAATTTGTCTTAAGCCTGGGGATGAAGCCCATTTATGTATTAACTGGCACACCCGGTACTGCCGGAGCCATTGGCTCAACCCTGGGCAACTTTGAAGATGATGTGCGGGAACTGTTAGAAGAAGCGAATATCGAAGGAAGAGTCAAGGCCGGCGGAGACCTCTTTGAACTGCACCAGTGGATTAAGAACGAAAAGGTTGATCTTTTAATCGGTAACACCTATGGCAAGTATATTGCCAGGGCGGAAGACCTTCCCTTTGTACGCCTGGGCTTCCCTATCCTGGACAGAAGTGTCCATTCCCACCTGCCGGTGGTGGGTTACAAAGGTGCAATTAGGTTGATTGAAATGATCAGCAACGCCTTACTGGACAGGGCAGACCGGGATGCCAGCGACGAAGATTTTGAATTGGTCATGTAA
- a CDS encoding P-II family nitrogen regulator: MFMIRAIVRPEKTNFILAELNNAGFPAITKMDVVGRGKQRGVKVGEVVYDEIPKELLMLVVQDEKDKDDVINIIAKYAKTGEKGAFGDGKIFVSSVEEAYTISSGTKGL; encoded by the coding sequence ATGTTTATGATTAGAGCCATTGTAAGACCCGAGAAAACCAATTTTATCTTAGCCGAGTTAAACAACGCCGGGTTTCCGGCGATCACCAAGATGGATGTGGTGGGCCGGGGTAAACAGAGGGGGGTTAAAGTAGGGGAAGTTGTTTATGATGAAATTCCAAAAGAATTACTGATGCTGGTGGTACAGGATGAAAAGGATAAGGATGATGTTATCAATATCATTGCTAAATATGCCAAAACTGGCGAAAAAGGCGCCTTTGGTGACGGGAAAATCTTTGTCAGTTCAGTGGAAGAAGCTTACACCATCAGCAGCGGCACCAAGGGCCTGTAG
- the nifE gene encoding nitrogenase iron-molybdenum cofactor biosynthesis protein NifE has translation MDVPEPVLWDTVLEERKASIITKGKQKKHLKCDIDSVAGCVSQRACVYCGARVVLNPVTDAIHLVHGPIGCASYTWDIRGSLSSGSELYRNSFSTDLQEQDVIFGGENKLARAIDELVAKYSAKVVFVYATCIVGVIGDDLEAVCKAAAKKHNIEVIPVQSSGFAGNKAAGYRAACDALLRLIQPGELSSAPRVNTINYLGDFNLAGEVWIIKNYLQQVGIEVNVAFTGDSNYKALKNATRASLNVIQCAGSMIYLAQRMKELYQIPYLNISFLGLEDTATSLRKIAAHFGDESIMARVEELIERETTKVKPVLDWYRQRLQGKKAAIYVGGGFKAISLIKQFREIGIDVVMIGTQTGRKEEYQTINDLVDEGTVILDDANPSELEKFMLEKGAHLLVGGVKERPLAYKLGIAFIDHNHDRKHPLSGFVGAVNLAKEVYSTLCSPVWQYV, from the coding sequence ATGGATGTGCCTGAGCCCGTATTATGGGACACTGTGCTTGAGGAAAGAAAAGCTTCCATTATCACCAAGGGAAAGCAAAAAAAACATTTAAAATGTGATATCGACAGTGTGGCAGGCTGTGTGAGCCAGCGGGCTTGTGTATATTGCGGGGCCAGGGTTGTATTAAACCCGGTTACCGATGCCATCCATCTGGTTCACGGTCCTATTGGTTGTGCCAGTTATACATGGGATATCCGAGGTAGCCTGAGTAGTGGATCGGAGTTATACCGCAACAGTTTTTCCACCGACTTGCAAGAACAGGACGTAATTTTCGGCGGAGAAAATAAACTGGCCCGGGCCATAGATGAACTGGTGGCAAAATACTCTGCCAAAGTGGTGTTTGTTTATGCCACTTGTATTGTGGGGGTAATTGGAGACGATCTGGAGGCCGTTTGCAAGGCCGCAGCAAAAAAACATAACATTGAGGTGATTCCCGTTCAATCCAGCGGCTTTGCCGGAAACAAAGCCGCTGGTTACCGGGCTGCCTGCGACGCCCTGCTTCGATTGATTCAACCGGGCGAATTATCTAGCGCTCCCCGGGTCAATACCATCAATTACCTGGGGGATTTTAACCTGGCCGGTGAGGTCTGGATCATTAAAAACTACCTGCAGCAGGTCGGTATTGAAGTGAATGTTGCCTTTACCGGGGATTCCAATTACAAGGCATTGAAAAATGCTACCAGGGCATCCCTCAATGTGATCCAGTGCGCAGGTTCCATGATTTACCTGGCCCAACGAATGAAAGAACTGTACCAAATCCCTTACCTCAACATCTCATTTTTGGGTTTAGAGGATACTGCGACATCCTTGAGAAAAATAGCAGCCCACTTTGGGGATGAGAGTATCATGGCCCGGGTGGAGGAGCTGATTGAAAGGGAAACGACTAAAGTAAAGCCGGTCCTGGACTGGTACCGCCAAAGACTGCAGGGAAAAAAAGCGGCCATTTACGTGGGGGGAGGGTTCAAGGCCATCTCTCTCATAAAACAGTTTCGGGAAATCGGCATTGATGTGGTAATGATCGGCACCCAGACCGGGCGCAAGGAAGAATATCAAACTATCAACGATTTAGTGGATGAGGGGACTGTTATTCTGGATGACGCCAACCCTTCGGAGTTGGAGAAATTTATGTTGGAAAAGGGAGCCCACCTGTTGGTGGGAGGCGTTAAAGAAAGACCTCTGGCCTACAAGCTGGGTATCGCGTTTATTGATCACAATCATGACCGGAAGCATCCTTTGAGCGGTTTTGTGGGAGCGGTAAATTTGGCCAAAGAGGTCTATAGCACCCTTTGCTCACCGGTCTGGCAATACGTGTAA
- the nifD gene encoding nitrogenase molybdenum-iron protein alpha chain, whose amino-acid sequence MAINQKVLEEMLNQYPSKVKRNRKKHIIIKDSALARQEIEANTRTIPGIITNRGCAFAGCKGVVLGPLKDVIHIVHGPIGCAFYTWGARRNKAKSEDPTKNFINYCVSTDMQESDIVFGGEKKLARMIDEVMEIFKPNAITISATCPVGLIGDDLQAVAKAAQEKHGIPILAFNCEGYKGVSQSAGHHIANNGLMEGVIGQGDWEEAPGKYPINILGEYNIGGDSWEVERILKEIGYTVIAVMTGDGSYEELKNAHVAELNLVQCHRSINYIADMLETKYGTPWLKVNFIGVQDTIDSLRNMALYFGDPALIQKTEEVIARELARVEPILGQYKKICQGKTAFCFVGGSRGHHYQGLYAELGIETVLAGYEFAHRDDYEGRDVIPEIKLDADTKNIPDLHVTPDERRFRLKISPERMEELKKKIPLSNYKGMNIEMKDGSIIVDDLNHFETEEFIRLLKPDIFSSGIKDKYVVQKMGIPSKQLHSYDYSGPYAGFNGAVNFARDIAMAFTSPTWNFITPPWKNEPLLEGIIAEGGCSKC is encoded by the coding sequence ATGGCGATTAACCAAAAAGTGTTGGAGGAAATGTTGAACCAATACCCCTCCAAGGTAAAAAGAAATCGCAAAAAGCACATAATTATCAAGGACTCAGCCCTGGCCCGCCAGGAGATTGAGGCCAACACCAGAACCATTCCCGGTATTATTACTAACCGTGGCTGTGCCTTTGCCGGTTGCAAAGGGGTTGTTTTGGGACCGTTAAAGGATGTCATTCATATTGTACACGGTCCCATCGGCTGTGCCTTTTATACCTGGGGTGCCCGGCGCAATAAGGCCAAATCCGAAGATCCCACCAAAAATTTTATCAACTACTGTGTATCCACCGATATGCAGGAAAGTGATATCGTGTTTGGCGGTGAGAAGAAACTGGCCCGCATGATTGATGAAGTGATGGAGATTTTTAAGCCCAATGCCATTACTATTTCCGCCACCTGCCCGGTAGGATTAATCGGGGATGACCTGCAGGCAGTAGCCAAAGCAGCCCAGGAAAAACACGGCATTCCTATTCTGGCCTTCAACTGTGAAGGTTACAAAGGTGTCAGTCAATCCGCCGGGCACCACATTGCCAATAACGGCCTAATGGAGGGGGTAATCGGCCAGGGGGATTGGGAAGAGGCTCCCGGCAAGTACCCAATTAATATCCTGGGCGAATACAACATTGGCGGCGACAGCTGGGAAGTAGAAAGAATTCTTAAGGAAATTGGCTATACGGTGATCGCGGTGATGACCGGGGACGGTTCCTACGAAGAACTGAAAAATGCCCACGTCGCTGAACTGAATCTGGTGCAATGCCACCGTTCCATTAACTATATTGCCGATATGCTGGAAACCAAATACGGCACACCATGGCTGAAGGTGAACTTTATCGGTGTTCAGGACACCATTGATTCACTTAGAAATATGGCCCTATATTTTGGCGACCCGGCCTTAATTCAGAAAACCGAAGAGGTCATTGCACGGGAACTGGCCCGGGTGGAACCGATCCTGGGGCAATATAAGAAAATTTGCCAGGGGAAAACCGCCTTCTGCTTTGTGGGAGGTTCCCGGGGACACCATTACCAGGGACTGTATGCCGAGTTGGGCATTGAGACGGTTCTGGCGGGTTACGAGTTTGCCCACCGGGATGATTACGAAGGCCGGGATGTTATCCCTGAGATCAAACTGGACGCCGACACCAAAAATATTCCGGATCTTCATGTAACTCCGGACGAGCGAAGATTCCGGCTGAAGATTTCCCCGGAACGGATGGAAGAGTTGAAGAAAAAAATTCCATTAAGTAATTACAAGGGTATGAATATCGAGATGAAAGACGGCAGTATTATCGTGGATGACCTGAACCACTTTGAGACGGAAGAATTTATCAGGCTGTTGAAACCTGACATTTTTTCCTCCGGCATTAAAGATAAATATGTGGTGCAAAAAATGGGTATTCCGTCCAAGCAGCTTCACTCCTATGATTACAGCGGCCCCTATGCCGGTTTTAACGGTGCCGTCAATTTTGCCAGGGATATTGCGATGGCTTTTACCTCGCCCACTTGGAATTTCATTACTCCGCCCTGGAAGAATGAACCCCTACTGGAAGGAATCATTGCGGAAGGAGGATGCTCAAAATGTTAG
- the nifB gene encoding nitrogenase cofactor biosynthesis protein NifB gives MSCLCRQTSNSNQSTNHWEQTRRHPCYSMEAHYKYARMHLPVAPKCNIACNYCNRKYDCVNESRPGVTSEVLTPESAEQKFIVVKEKIPNLSVVGIAGPGDALANWENTCEAIERIKQSNPEMIFCLSTNGLLLPHYAPEIVELGIKHVTVTMNTLNPDTGAKIYRHVHYQGKKYEGTAGAGILLENQLTGIQYLAHQSVLVKVNIVMIKDINDSEIPAVVKKAKQLGAFMTNIMPLIPAEGSVFANLPPTSIKELNQMRDRCQIDLHQMRHCKQCRADAVGMLSEDRSQEFYAGVDSLIKQNHSVAM, from the coding sequence ATGTCATGTTTATGCCGTCAGACGTCAAACAGTAATCAATCAACCAATCATTGGGAGCAAACCCGCAGGCACCCATGCTATTCCATGGAAGCCCATTACAAGTATGCCCGTATGCACCTGCCGGTGGCGCCCAAATGCAATATCGCCTGCAACTATTGCAACCGCAAGTATGATTGTGTCAATGAAAGCAGGCCCGGTGTAACCAGTGAAGTACTGACACCAGAATCAGCAGAACAAAAATTTATTGTGGTTAAGGAGAAAATACCTAACCTCAGTGTGGTAGGCATTGCCGGACCCGGGGATGCTCTAGCCAACTGGGAAAATACCTGTGAGGCCATTGAACGGATTAAACAATCCAACCCGGAAATGATCTTTTGTCTGTCCACCAACGGTTTGCTGCTTCCCCACTATGCTCCGGAAATTGTTGAGTTGGGTATCAAACATGTAACAGTGACCATGAATACCCTTAACCCGGATACCGGAGCTAAAATATACCGGCATGTTCATTACCAAGGGAAAAAATATGAAGGCACCGCGGGAGCCGGTATATTACTGGAAAATCAACTAACCGGTATCCAATATCTAGCCCATCAGAGTGTTCTGGTGAAAGTGAACATTGTGATGATTAAAGATATCAACGACAGTGAGATTCCCGCTGTGGTTAAGAAAGCCAAGCAACTGGGAGCTTTTATGACCAACATTATGCCCCTGATTCCAGCGGAGGGCAGTGTTTTTGCCAACCTTCCCCCCACCAGTATAAAAGAACTGAATCAAATGAGGGATAGATGCCAGATTGATTTACATCAAATGCGCCATTGCAAGCAGTGCCGCGCCGATGCCGTCGGCATGTTGAGTGAAGATCGGTCACAGGAGTTTTATGCTGGTGTGGATTCGCTGATTAAACAGAACCATTCAGTGGCCATGTAA
- the ptsP gene encoding phosphoenolpyruvate--protein phosphotransferase codes for MTGITIRGTGVSEGIRLGRVLLYKSQNYQDIPSRTNISADEVEHEIERLKAAREKAYQELQELIERARNELGKDKAAILMAQQAFLNDPAFCPAMEKVVREQNFSAEKGVTEIVERYAKLFEGMNDQYLRERAADVRDLGKRLIFCLQGKRGVQLAEIKEEVILVADDLAPSDTVQLNKKYILGFVTRVGGKTSHTAILARSLGIPAIVGLGEAIEQIHHNDFLVIDGGTGECIINPDSSLVKQYQEKKEKEEQALRQLAAFAFQPAVTMDGFQVEIAANIGTPTEAKLALEQGAEGIGLYRTEFLFMNETQMPSEEKQFAAYKQVVAVMGKRPVIIRTLDIGGDKELPYLSLPKEMNPFLGYRAIRLCLDQRELMVTQLRAILRASAFGQVKIMFPMIASLEEWRQAKLILEEVKISLTKEGVDFDPSIEVGIMVEVPSTAILAAQFAKEVDFFSIGTNDLVQYTLAVDRMNEKVSYLYDHLHPAVISLVKNVIDASHRAGKWTGMCGGMAGDPLAAPLLIGLGLDEWSMVAGSIKKVKQVISRVTRQECQELLHDVMQLATTDEVRKKLEQFHKIKNLL; via the coding sequence ATGACAGGAATAACTATCAGGGGCACCGGTGTTTCAGAAGGAATACGTTTAGGCAGAGTGCTTCTTTACAAATCACAAAATTATCAAGATATACCCAGCCGTACAAACATATCTGCAGATGAAGTTGAGCATGAGATTGAACGGTTAAAAGCAGCCAGAGAAAAAGCATACCAGGAACTGCAAGAGCTAATTGAGCGTGCCAGAAATGAGTTGGGTAAGGATAAAGCCGCTATCTTAATGGCGCAACAGGCTTTCTTGAATGATCCGGCCTTTTGTCCAGCCATGGAAAAAGTTGTGCGCGAACAAAACTTTAGTGCAGAAAAAGGCGTAACAGAAATAGTTGAGCGATATGCTAAGTTGTTTGAGGGCATGAATGACCAATACCTGCGAGAAAGGGCGGCTGACGTCAGAGACCTGGGAAAAAGGCTTATTTTTTGCCTGCAGGGCAAGAGGGGCGTGCAATTAGCAGAGATTAAAGAAGAAGTAATATTGGTGGCAGATGACTTGGCCCCTTCGGATACTGTTCAATTAAACAAAAAATATATTTTGGGTTTTGTTACCCGCGTCGGCGGCAAAACATCTCATACTGCTATCCTGGCCCGCTCCCTTGGTATTCCTGCTATTGTAGGTCTTGGCGAAGCCATTGAACAAATTCATCACAATGATTTTCTTGTTATCGACGGCGGTACCGGTGAGTGTATTATAAACCCAGATTCCTCCCTTGTTAAACAATACCAAGAAAAGAAAGAAAAAGAAGAACAGGCCCTGCGTCAGCTGGCGGCCTTTGCCTTCCAACCGGCCGTTACAATGGATGGCTTTCAGGTAGAAATTGCCGCCAATATTGGCACTCCCACGGAAGCAAAATTGGCCTTGGAACAGGGGGCTGAAGGGATCGGGCTTTACCGCACAGAATTTCTTTTTATGAATGAAACCCAGATGCCATCGGAAGAAAAACAATTCGCCGCTTATAAACAAGTTGTTGCTGTTATGGGCAAACGGCCGGTTATTATTCGCACCCTGGATATAGGGGGAGATAAAGAACTGCCCTACCTTTCTCTGCCCAAGGAAATGAATCCTTTTCTTGGCTACCGTGCCATTCGTCTGTGCTTGGATCAGCGGGAATTAATGGTTACCCAACTGCGAGCTATCCTGCGCGCCAGTGCCTTTGGCCAAGTGAAAATAATGTTCCCCATGATAGCCAGCCTGGAAGAATGGAGGCAAGCCAAGTTAATCCTGGAAGAAGTCAAAATATCTTTAACTAAAGAGGGAGTGGACTTTGACCCGTCCATTGAAGTAGGAATTATGGTTGAAGTACCTTCAACAGCTATTTTAGCCGCGCAGTTTGCCAAAGAGGTTGATTTCTTCAGTATCGGCACCAATGATCTGGTGCAATATACCCTCGCCGTTGATCGTATGAATGAAAAGGTAAGTTACTTGTATGACCACCTTCACCCGGCTGTTATCAGCCTTGTTAAAAATGTAATTGACGCATCCCATCGGGCCGGGAAGTGGACCGGAATGTGCGGGGGCATGGCCGGGGATCCTTTGGCAGCTCCTCTGCTCATCGGATTGGGCCTGGATGAATGGAGTATGGTAGCAGGTTCTATTAAAAAAGTTAAACAAGTTATTTCAAGGGTTACCCGTCAGGAATGCCAGGAGCTGCTGCATGATGTGATGCAACTTGCAACCACAGATGAGGTCCGCAAAAAATTGGAGCAGTTTCATAAAATAAAAAACCTGTTGTAA
- a CDS encoding Fe-only nitrogenase accessory AnfO family protein, which yields MPKEIAVYMGDNGETTSLYQNGKVLVYQRNQGCWRVSRERDFSLGDNFNIKALREIMDELIEFLGHCKTFVGLSITGIPYFVLEKSGCSIWEFEGNPLDFLDYILAKEEEEQRENSQQNSTILPTPVETFSGCYRISIKEIQEKNLGVSSKQVLLPFIRQGKFYSLEILCNHVPPWLENEILLNQLESRTEVITRNEVKLVMTKKCCD from the coding sequence ATGCCTAAAGAAATAGCTGTATACATGGGTGATAATGGAGAGACCACCAGTCTTTATCAAAATGGCAAAGTTTTGGTTTATCAGAGAAATCAGGGCTGTTGGCGAGTATCCAGGGAAAGAGATTTTTCTCTGGGAGACAATTTTAATATCAAGGCTTTACGCGAAATCATGGATGAACTGATTGAATTCCTAGGCCATTGTAAAACCTTTGTAGGTCTTTCCATAACTGGTATTCCGTACTTTGTACTGGAGAAATCCGGCTGCAGTATCTGGGAATTTGAGGGGAACCCGTTGGATTTTCTTGATTATATTCTGGCCAAAGAAGAAGAAGAGCAAAGGGAAAACAGCCAGCAGAACAGTACTATCCTGCCAACACCTGTAGAGACCTTCAGCGGTTGTTATCGTATCTCCATCAAAGAAATTCAAGAAAAGAATTTAGGTGTTAGCTCCAAACAAGTCCTATTGCCTTTTATCCGGCAGGGGAAGTTTTATTCCCTGGAAATTCTCTGTAACCACGTCCCCCCATGGCTGGAAAACGAGATTTTGCTGAACCAGCTGGAGAGCAGGACGGAAGTTATCACTCGAAACGAGGTAAAGTTAGTGATGACGAAAAAGTGTTGTGATTAG
- a CDS encoding P-II family nitrogen regulator has product MKEIIAVIRMNKVNTTKKALADIGICGMHAMKVMGRGKMQVDFSIINELGTKEEIGGLLAEGLAQGARLIPKRMLTILVQDGDVEKVVNTIIKVNKEGHNGDGKIFVAPVLDALRIRTGEQGEAAV; this is encoded by the coding sequence ATGAAAGAAATCATTGCCGTTATCCGGATGAATAAAGTAAATACCACCAAAAAAGCACTGGCAGACATTGGCATCTGCGGCATGCACGCCATGAAGGTGATGGGCCGGGGTAAGATGCAGGTGGACTTTTCCATCATTAATGAATTGGGGACTAAAGAAGAAATCGGCGGCCTGCTGGCTGAAGGCCTGGCCCAGGGGGCTCGGCTGATTCCCAAGCGGATGCTAACTATTTTGGTGCAGGATGGGGACGTCGAAAAAGTTGTTAACACCATCATCAAAGTCAATAAAGAAGGCCATAACGGAGACGGCAAAATCTTTGTTGCGCCGGTGCTGGATGCCCTGCGGATCAGGACTGGGGAACAGGGAGAAGCTGCCGTCTAA
- a CDS encoding nitrogenase component 1, whose protein sequence is MEREKSLANCCNVNENPCNMCMPMGGILALKGLEQAMVIIHGSQGCATYMRRHMAEHFNEPVDVASSSLNEKGTIYGGEKNLKQGLDNVIKAYRPGVVGILTTCLAETIGEDIDRISQVYLKERGCNDLPVVTVNSPGYGGTHTEGYWLTLRRIVTKLARKTETHSKINVIIPNISPADIREIKRILQLMQVEYVLLPDFSDTLDRPYQRHYRKIPEGGTKLADIVAMGGAAATIQFGLTVDDSMSPGKYLESEFGVPLYNLPLPMGVENTDLFINLLIKLTGNHLPSAIEQERGRLLDCMIDSHKYNAQGSSVIFGEPENVYGVVKICLENGIYPVVVATGSKNHNLKQLLDDLLVNSPVRCTVITEADFTTIRQKSRGRANIAIGSSDGRYLTEKEGIPLVRYGFPIHDRTGGQRLLSVGYAGTTMFLDRVTNTLLEYKHKHYRRSMYQMFYQGEQEGQEFSAESCGEHYVMFMPSDVKQ, encoded by the coding sequence TTGGAAAGAGAAAAAAGTCTTGCAAATTGCTGCAATGTTAATGAAAACCCCTGTAACATGTGCATGCCCATGGGAGGAATTCTTGCCTTAAAGGGATTGGAGCAGGCTATGGTTATTATCCATGGTTCCCAGGGTTGCGCCACCTACATGCGCCGGCATATGGCCGAGCATTTCAACGAGCCCGTAGATGTGGCATCTTCTTCCCTGAATGAAAAGGGTACCATTTACGGGGGAGAAAAAAATTTAAAGCAGGGGCTGGATAATGTCATTAAGGCCTACCGGCCGGGTGTGGTCGGCATCCTAACAACTTGTCTGGCCGAAACTATTGGCGAAGATATAGACCGGATCAGCCAGGTGTACCTGAAGGAAAGGGGATGCAATGATTTACCGGTGGTGACCGTAAACAGCCCCGGGTACGGTGGCACCCATACCGAGGGGTACTGGTTGACCCTGAGAAGAATTGTGACCAAATTGGCCCGGAAAACCGAAACCCATTCCAAAATAAACGTTATTATACCCAATATTAGCCCCGCGGATATTCGGGAAATCAAGAGAATTCTGCAGCTGATGCAGGTGGAGTATGTCCTGCTGCCCGATTTTTCCGATACCCTGGACCGCCCCTATCAAAGACATTACCGAAAAATACCTGAAGGTGGCACCAAACTGGCAGATATTGTTGCCATGGGCGGCGCTGCCGCCACCATTCAGTTTGGCCTGACGGTGGACGACAGTATGTCGCCGGGGAAATATCTGGAAAGTGAATTCGGAGTACCCCTGTATAATCTTCCGCTGCCAATGGGAGTGGAAAATACTGATTTGTTTATTAACCTGTTAATAAAACTTACCGGAAACCATCTGCCTTCTGCCATTGAGCAGGAGCGGGGGAGACTTCTGGATTGTATGATTGACTCTCATAAATACAATGCCCAGGGAAGCAGTGTCATCTTCGGTGAGCCGGAAAACGTCTACGGGGTGGTGAAAATCTGCCTGGAAAACGGGATTTACCCTGTAGTGGTGGCCACTGGCAGTAAAAACCATAATCTTAAGCAATTATTGGATGATTTACTGGTTAACTCTCCGGTGCGGTGTACTGTTATAACCGAAGCAGATTTCACCACCATTCGCCAAAAAAGCAGGGGAAGGGCCAATATCGCCATCGGTTCCTCGGATGGCAGGTACCTTACTGAGAAGGAGGGTATCCCCCTCGTCCGGTACGGTTTTCCCATTCACGACAGAACAGGTGGGCAGCGCCTGCTATCGGTGGGCTATGCGGGTACCACCATGTTCCTTGATCGGGTGACCAACACCCTGCTGGAATATAAACATAAACATTACCGGAGGTCCATGTATCAAATGTTTTATCAAGGGGAGCAAGAAGGACAGGAATTCTCCGCAGAAAGTTGTGGTGAGCATTATGTCATGTTTATGCCGTCAGACGTCAAACAGTAA